A stretch of the Musa acuminata AAA Group cultivar baxijiao chromosome BXJ2-7, Cavendish_Baxijiao_AAA, whole genome shotgun sequence genome encodes the following:
- the LOC135617049 gene encoding uncharacterized protein LOC135617049: MTDPACSSPLIAPVPVPDPNEIDLEAGSSEQFQCWICLESDGMDFIAPCKCKGTSKYVHRECLDHWRAVKEGFAFSHCTTCKAPYYLRVHGPADRKWRILKFRFFVTRDILFIFAAVQLIISSLAYLVYLVDRSQNYWLRMACGFDSEISFYYICGALLFFALLGLSGCFITCYDQQLHNDLAQPCREFCLCCCRPGPRADCDLPGTLCIWADCTTCFDNCGSTGGECGCLGGETGEAGLPLMLIVGLLVLGLFTVVGIFYSVIVATMVGQRIWQRHYHILVKRMLTEEYVVEDVDSEATDWCPPPLPADHVRQLKALGLL, translated from the exons ATGACGGATCCCGCGTGCTCTTCCCCGCTCATCGCGCCAGTCCCTGTCCCCGATCCCAACGAGATCGACCTGGAAGCCGGCTCTAGCGAGCAATTCCAGTGCTGGATCTGCCTTGAAAGCGATG GAATGGATTTCATAGCGCCTTGCAAGTGCAAGGGGACTTCCAAGTACGTCCACCGTGAATGCTTGGACCACTGGCGGGCTGTGAAG GAAGGTTTTGCATTTTCTCATTGCACAACCTGCAAGGCTCCTTACTATTTGAGGGTGCACGGTCCCGCAGACAGGAAATGGAGAATTTTGAAGTTCCGATTCTTTGTTACCAGGGATATACTGTTTATTTTTGCAGCTGTTCAACTT ATAATTTCTTCGTTGGCATATCTGGTTTATTTGGTTGATCGCTCTCAGAACTATTGGTTGCGAATGGCTTGTGGTTTTGACAGTGAAATAAGTTTCTACTATATATGTG GGGCGCTAttattttttgctcttcttgggttATCTGGGTGCTTTATAACTTGTTACGATCAACAGTTGCACAATGATTTGGCTCAGCCGTGCCGAGAATTTTGTCTTTGTTGCTGTCGACCAGG ACCGCGTGCAGACTGTGATCTCCCCGGTACCCTCTGCATCTGGGCGGACTGTACCACTTGCTTTGATAATTGTGGAAGCACAGGCGGGGAATGCGGGTGCTTAGGAGGAGAGACTGGCGAAGCGGGTTTGCCATTGATGCTTATTGTTGGACTACTTGTTCTTGGGCTCTTCACCGTCGTCGGCATATTTTACAGCGTGATCGTGGCAACCATGGTCGGGCAAAGGATTTGGCAGCGTCACTATCATATACTCGTTAAACGGATGCTAACAGAA GAGTATGTAGTGGAGGACGTGGACAGCGAGGCCACAGATTGGTGCCCGCCACCCCTTCCCGCGGACCATGTTCGACAGCTAAAGGCACTCGGACTCCTGTAG